The sequence AAAACAGCAGCTGCATCCCGCTACCTGATTCCCACCCTGCTGTTCGATGAAGCGGACAGCGGCATTGGCGGTGCTTCAGCTGATGCCGTCGGCCAAAAAATGGCCGGTATTGCGCGCAACCACCAGGTTCTTGCCATCACCCATCTGCCACAGGTGGCTGCCTGGGGAGACCATCACCTGACCATCAGAAAACGGGTTGATAATGGTCGTACCACCATTGCTCTCGAGTGTCTGGATGAGGTCGGCAACGATGCCCGGATTGATGAACTGGCCAGAATGGGCGCCGGACAGGAGGTCAGCACGATCTCCAGAGATCATGCCAGGGAACTGATCCTCCAGGCGGAAAATAAAAAGCAGATTGCTGCAAACAACCTATCCTGCGGCGCACCCTAAGCAGCCGTGAAAGAGGAGACACCATGCTGCGCCACGCTACCACCAGGGACGTCCAGGTCATTCAGAAGATTTTAGAACACTATGCCCGGCAGGAAATCCTGCTGCCCAGATCCCTGAGCGACCTCTATGACAATGTCCGGGATTTTGTTGTTTACCAGGAGGGAGACAAGGTTATCGCTACATCAGCGCTCCATGTCTGCTGGGATGATCTGGGGGAGATCCGATCACTGGCCGTGCTTCCCGATTACACCAAAAGAGGAATCGGTGCTGAACTGGTAGCCCACTGCGAAGCGGAAGCACGGCAATTGGGACTGCGACAGGTTTTCACCCTGACCTATCAGGAGCGCTTTTTTGCCAACCTGGGCTACCAAAAAGTCGACAAAGCGACCCTGCCTCATAAAGTCTGGAGTGACTGCCTGAAATGCGTCAAGTTCCCCAACTGCGATGAGATTGCCATGTCCAAAACCCTGGTGGATACCCATGAGGCAATGCCGTCTTAATGGGCTAACCGACCGACTCTCAAACCCAGGGCAAGTGACAGGTGATGTTTGAGATGCTTTTTAACGGACAAACAGACTCAAGAAGTAACCACCGGCAATAGCCGAGCCGATAACCCCGGCAACATTGGGCCCCATGGCGTGCATCAGGAGAAAATTATGCTTATTCTCCTTCTGTCCCAGGTGCTGGACAATACGGGCCGCCATCGGCACCGCCGACACGCCGGCCGCGCCCACCATAGGATTAAAAGGCTCCTTGGAAAGCTTGGAGTATACCTTCCCCAGCAACACCCCGCCGACTGTACCAAAAGCAAAGGCTGTCAGACCAAGCAACAACACCAGCATGGTCTTCAGTTGCAGCACCGCTTCCGCGGGCATTGAAGCCCCGATCCCCAGCATCAGCAGGATGGTGATAATATTCATGAAATCATTCTGTGCCGTTTCACTGAGCCGTTTGACGACGCCGCTTTCGCGAAACAGGTTGCCCAGCATCAGCATCCCCACCAACGGTGCTGACTGCGGAATCAACAAAACAACAATGATCATGGTGATAATGGGAAAGAGGATCTTTTCCAGCCGGGAAACCCGGCGGAGCATCGGTTTCATTTTAATCTGCCGCTCTTTCTTGGTCGTCAGCAGTTTGATGATCGGTGGCTGAATGACCGCAACCATGGCCATATAAGAATAGGCTGCAGTGGCCGTAATCCCCATAATCTCCGGCGCCAGAAGCCCTGTGGTATAGATGGTTGTCGGACCATCGGCACCACCTATAATACCGATGGAGCAGGCCTCAGGAATGGAAAAACCCAGAAAGAAGGCCCCGATAAATGCGATGTAAATACCGATCTGGGCCGCCGCTCCGAGGATAAACGAACGGGGATTGGCGATCAAGGGGCCGAAATCGGTCATGGCACCAATACAGAAAAAGACAAACTGGGGCAAAATAGTCCAATGATAGAGACCATATTTAAGGATGATGCCCAGAACACCGGCCATCCCCGGCCCCACATCAGGGCCCGGCTGCAGAGTAATGCCGGTCAGCGGCAGATTGGCGAGAATCATGCCGGCACCGATGGGCAGCAGCTCGTACGGTTCCCACTCCTTGGCAATCGCCAGATAGATAAAACCCAAACCTATGACAATCATTACCACATGGGGCAGATCAAGACCACTAAACCCCGTATGTAACTGCATCATGATTGGTTTCCTTTCAGCTTTTCTTTCTGCTTTTTCTCCCACCGTTGAACCATCATTCCGGTCACTTCCATGATGCCGGCCAGCAGGACCATAACGACCAAAACCAGGCCAAAACCGGTGGTGGAAATCCGCATCACATTGGCAAAGGTATCTTCCATTCTTTCCTCCTCACCTACCCAATCGGTGGACAGCGAAAAACCTGCAAGAATCACTCTAAAGGGGCGCTAGCCCCGCGGGAAAGGACCTTATAGCAGTAAAAAAATAAAAAAGGAAGTGATTTTTCACCTCCTTTCAGTAAGAATTCCCCACCCCCATCAGGGGAGGAGAGACTTTTATTTCACCGCCCCCATCAGCTCATGACACTTGCCTTGACCTGGTTGCGGCCGGCGTCTTTGGCTTCATAAAGAGCCGCGTCAACCCGCCTGAGGTAGGCATCCAGCGTATCATCTTCCTGCAGTTCAGCAACCCCGAAGCTGGCAGTGATGGAAAAGCGTTCACCCTTATAGGCAAAACGGCTTTCGGACACCCTCATTCTGAGTCGTTCAGCAACCTCAACCGCCGGCTGCAGGGTCGTATGAGGCAGAACAATGATGAACTCCTCGCCGCCATAACGAGCCAGCACATCGATATCACGGATCTCCTTTTTAAGTATCCCGGCCACCACCCGCAACACACCATCACCAGTCCGGTGGCCATAGGTATCATTGACAATCTTAAAATGGTCAATATCAAGCATAATCAGCGATGTCTTACTGTCATATCGCTTGAAACTGGCAAACTCCTGCTTGATTTTATCATCAAAGGCCCGGCGGTTATAAACCTTGGTGAGCGGATCGATGATAACCTCCTCCTTGATCTTCTCCATCTGCTGCTTCAACTTCTCGATCTTCTGGTTCGCCGATTCAACCCGCGCATTGGCCTGCTGCACCTCGGTTATCATCCGGCCGGTTTGCTCCTTGAGCGACAGGGTTTCTTTGAGCAGCAGATCACGAACCGACTGGATTTCACTGAGTTCTTTCACCACCTGCAGACGTTTGGCATAACTGTCAAGATTACTGCTGAAGGCGCCGCCAATATCCAGAAAAGAGGTCAGCGTGGCCGCCATGATGACAATAATATTTTTCAGCTCATCGCGCTCCTGTTCAACAACACCCTGGACCAGCGCTTTCTGGTAAAAAAGGTTTTTCAAGTGGCGGCTGAACTCATTCAAATCCTCAAGCGTGTTCAGCGCCGCCAATTCCTGCCGCACTTCTTCAAACAGGTGGCGCAATTTCTCATCCTGATCTGACAGGCCTTCAACCTCTCTCAAAGACAAGGCAATCAGTGATTTCATTCCTGATACAAGACTGCTGAGCTCCTTATCTTTCAACGACTGGGACATGATATCCTGCTTCAAGGTGGTGACTTCTGCCCCCAGGGATTCAACATTCTGGGGAGTTTCCTTGACCAGCAACTCTTTAATTTGGCGATGAATATCTTTGATCTGAGCTGCTTCACCGGCAGTTTCCAGAGCAGTAAGCAGAGATTTCATGGTTTTACCAATCGGCTGTTCAGCACGATACGAAGAGCCCAGAGCCTTCAGTAAAACCTGTGACAAGGTTTTATACTCTTTGATCAGAGCAATATCCATTAGCATGACCTCCGCTCAGACAATCGTTTCCCTATCAGTCCGGCCGGCAACAGGCAGCTTGACGATAAAGGTGCTACCGACGCCAACGTGGCTTTCCCACTCAAGTATACCACTGTGTTTATCAACTATGGTCTTAACCGTCGGCAGCCCCAGACCGGTTCCCTTACCACTGCCGGATGAGGTGCTTTTGGTGGAATAGTAGGGCTGCATAATGGCTTCAAATTTATCTTCGGGGATGCCGCAGCCATTATCACCAACGGAAAAACCGACCCAACCCTTATCGCACCAGGTGCGGACAATAATTTCCCCGGCTTCGACAACCTCCCCGCCACCTCTTTTTTCCCTGATCGCATGGGCGGCATTCATCATCAGGTTGAGCAGCACCTGTTCCATCTGGGTTTTCATCATTGGCGTCAAGGGCAGATCATCGGCCAGCTGGCAGTTGACAACGACCTGTTCCCTTTCCAGCTCATAGCGACTGAAAGAGAGTACTTCTTTGACAATCTGATTCAAGGAAATGGGCAGGATGTCTTCCTGGTCAGGGTGGGAAAAAAGGGATAGATTTTTGGCAAGCAAATTAAGGGCTTCCACCTGCTCCACCAGGCGCTGAAACAGGTGATCCTCCTTCTGCTGATTCCTGACATTGTCCTCCCGCATCATCTGCAGCAGCTGGACAATACCATAGATGGAAGCAAGAAAGTTATTGAGGTCATGGGCAATACCGGCGGCCATCTGTCCCAAGGAAACCATTTTTTCCGCCTGGGCGGTCTTTTCCTCCAGGGCAACCATTGCCGATGCATCCTGAATATAGACCACCACTTCCTCACAGCACTGTTCTCCGGGGTCAATAATAGGGTGATAGAAAATATTGACGTAGGGCCGCCCAACTTTGAAACTCTTTTCCCGCAAACGACCCTGTCCTTGGCCATTGACAAAACAGCGTTTGACATAGCAGTTGGGACATACATCATCCCTGCCCCAAAAAACCTCGTAACACTTGCGGCCCACCAGGTCCTTGGGATGGGCCTTAAAATATGCCGCTTCAGACCGGTTGATGGCAGTCAGGGTATACTCCCTGTCAACCAGGTAGATGCCGTCACTGATGGCATCGATAATGCGGCGGTAACGGGTATTCTTCTCCAGCATGCAGTCCTTCCCCTCGGTTTTCTCTTCTACGCTTACCTGCAACCGGCTGTTGGCCGATAAAAAACCAGTTTCCCTCACACATCACACCCATATCCTGAGCAGCATCTAGGCATGAAGCTACCATGGCCGCTCCAAGGAAGAACCACCAGTGTGGTGTTTTTCCTTTTCGACCGGTTTCTAGTCATTCTTTACCCTTTTCAGCGAACTATAGCCAGCAAAATCAGCCTCTTCAAGCGCGACACCTAGACGACGCAACGCGACAGCCAGCTTGACAGGCTCGGCAATCAGTGGTACATGAGCCCGACGAAACGACCGTCCAATACACCTAGACTCCTAACCCAGGCCATACCCTGATGACTGCATTAGACCCTTCTTCTCCACCCCTGATTATTCCCCGTCCTGAGCACGCCATCTCGCGAAAAAAGATTGACCGCAACGCGCTCAAAATCATGTATCGTCTAAAAGATCATGGTTTTCTTGCCTATCTGGTAGGCGGGGCAGTGCGGGATCTGCTATTGGGTCGCCAGCCGGCTGATTTTGACATCGCCACCGATGCAACACCGCAGCAGATCAAACGATTATTTCGCAATTCACGCATCATTGGCCGGCGATTCAGACTGGCCCATATTTTTTTCACCGACCGCATCACCGGCATCCAGCAGATCATTGAAGTTGCCACCTTCCGCAAGGAATTCACCCTGACGGAAGGCAACCAGGAACTGGCGGCCGCCAAGCCCACCATCGTCAACAATATTTACGGCACGCCGGCGGAAGATGTCCAGCGTCGTGATTTCACCATTAATGCCCTTTTTTACGCCCTGGATGGCTTTAGCGTTATTGATTATCTCGATGGTCTGGCCGACCTGCGTGATGGCATCGTCAGGGTTATTGGCGATCCCTATGAACGCCTGGTTGAGGATCCGGTCCGCATTCTGCGGGCAATGGAATTCGTCTGCCGTCTGGGATTCTCCCTGGAAGAGAAAACCCGGGCGGCCATGCTGTTTTGTGCACCTCGGCTTGCCGAGGTCCCTGCCAGCCGCATGCGTGAGGAGTTGCGCGGTCTTTACAGCAAAGGAACCACCTCTGCCATGCTGGAACTGGCTACCCAACTCAACCTGCTGAACTTCTGGCTTCCTGAGCCGGTCCAGACCACTTGGGCTGAGGCAAAAAAGTTACTGGAAGCCATTGAAGGAACTTTTCCCCTGGAAGGTGATGACCAGCTGCTGGAAACCCTGGTAACTACCTCTTTCATTCTCCCGGAACTCATCAACCGCTGCCATTTGACACCGCCGGCACCCCTGCACGAGGTTGCCGAGACCTGTGAGCAGCTGCTGCAGCCGCTGGCTGGCAACCTGCAACTGCCCCGCTTCCAGCGACACCGGGTCAAAGAGCTGATCGTCGGCTTTTTTCGTCTCTGCTCGGGAGATAAACGGACAAAGCGGCTGCAAAAACGGGCTGATTTTCATCTCTCTCTGTTCTTTTTCAGCCAGGTCAGCGACCTGCACCGGCAGGAACTCGGGAACATTGCTGAATTCTGGCATAAACAGGTTCGCCGCTGGCCACCCCAGAAAAAATATCCCGGCCTTGAGCTGGCAGCCCTGTTTCAGCATCTAAA comes from Candidatus Anaeroferrophillus wilburensis and encodes:
- a CDS encoding diguanylate cyclase, which encodes MDIALIKEYKTLSQVLLKALGSSYRAEQPIGKTMKSLLTALETAGEAAQIKDIHRQIKELLVKETPQNVESLGAEVTTLKQDIMSQSLKDKELSSLVSGMKSLIALSLREVEGLSDQDEKLRHLFEEVRQELAALNTLEDLNEFSRHLKNLFYQKALVQGVVEQERDELKNIIVIMAATLTSFLDIGGAFSSNLDSYAKRLQVVKELSEIQSVRDLLLKETLSLKEQTGRMITEVQQANARVESANQKIEKLKQQMEKIKEEVIIDPLTKVYNRRAFDDKIKQEFASFKRYDSKTSLIMLDIDHFKIVNDTYGHRTGDGVLRVVAGILKKEIRDIDVLARYGGEEFIIVLPHTTLQPAVEVAERLRMRVSESRFAYKGERFSITASFGVAELQEDDTLDAYLRRVDAALYEAKDAGRNQVKASVMS
- a CDS encoding N-acetyltransferase — protein: MLRHATTRDVQVIQKILEHYARQEILLPRSLSDLYDNVRDFVVYQEGDKVIATSALHVCWDDLGEIRSLAVLPDYTKRGIGAELVAHCEAEARQLGLRQVFTLTYQERFFANLGYQKVDKATLPHKVWSDCLKCVKFPNCDEIAMSKTLVDTHEAMPS
- a CDS encoding sodium ion-translocating decarboxylase subunit beta, with the translated sequence MMQLHTGFSGLDLPHVVMIVIGLGFIYLAIAKEWEPYELLPIGAGMILANLPLTGITLQPGPDVGPGMAGVLGIILKYGLYHWTILPQFVFFCIGAMTDFGPLIANPRSFILGAAAQIGIYIAFIGAFFLGFSIPEACSIGIIGGADGPTTIYTTGLLAPEIMGITATAAYSYMAMVAVIQPPIIKLLTTKKERQIKMKPMLRRVSRLEKILFPIITMIIVVLLIPQSAPLVGMLMLGNLFRESGVVKRLSETAQNDFMNIITILLMLGIGASMPAEAVLQLKTMLVLLLGLTAFAFGTVGGVLLGKVYSKLSKEPFNPMVGAAGVSAVPMAARIVQHLGQKENKHNFLLMHAMGPNVAGVIGSAIAGGYFLSLFVR
- a CDS encoding CCA tRNA nucleotidyltransferase gives rise to the protein MTALDPSSPPLIIPRPEHAISRKKIDRNALKIMYRLKDHGFLAYLVGGAVRDLLLGRQPADFDIATDATPQQIKRLFRNSRIIGRRFRLAHIFFTDRITGIQQIIEVATFRKEFTLTEGNQELAAAKPTIVNNIYGTPAEDVQRRDFTINALFYALDGFSVIDYLDGLADLRDGIVRVIGDPYERLVEDPVRILRAMEFVCRLGFSLEEKTRAAMLFCAPRLAEVPASRMREELRGLYSKGTTSAMLELATQLNLLNFWLPEPVQTTWAEAKKLLEAIEGTFPLEGDDQLLETLVTTSFILPELINRCHLTPPAPLHEVAETCEQLLQPLAGNLQLPRFQRHRVKELIVGFFRLCSGDKRTKRLQKRADFHLSLFFFSQVSDLHRQELGNIAEFWHKQVRRWPPQKKYPGLELAALFQHLKR
- a CDS encoding PAS domain-containing protein, with amino-acid sequence MRETGFLSANSRLQVSVEEKTEGKDCMLEKNTRYRRIIDAISDGIYLVDREYTLTAINRSEAAYFKAHPKDLVGRKCYEVFWGRDDVCPNCYVKRCFVNGQGQGRLREKSFKVGRPYVNIFYHPIIDPGEQCCEEVVVYIQDASAMVALEEKTAQAEKMVSLGQMAAGIAHDLNNFLASIYGIVQLLQMMREDNVRNQQKEDHLFQRLVEQVEALNLLAKNLSLFSHPDQEDILPISLNQIVKEVLSFSRYELEREQVVVNCQLADDLPLTPMMKTQMEQVLLNLMMNAAHAIREKRGGGEVVEAGEIIVRTWCDKGWVGFSVGDNGCGIPEDKFEAIMQPYYSTKSTSSGSGKGTGLGLPTVKTIVDKHSGILEWESHVGVGSTFIVKLPVAGRTDRETIV